The Sulfitobacter sp. SK011 genome has a window encoding:
- a CDS encoding FAD-binding oxidoreductase — protein MKETVTILGAGIVGICCALSLQERGVNVRLIDRGEPGQETSFGNAGIISPWSVVPQALPGIWKSIPGMLLNAAGPLTIRPSFWPKMIPWGLRFLSNSNEATVHDISDAMEVLCQPSVTLFRRHLEGTGHENLVVDSWYVHAFRNARRASLGDLGNTIRKEKGAELELIGQQELQRLEPALSRNFKAAVLIKGQARASAPGRLGQVLAEKAAAQGAEIIRAEVTSLTKDADGWTLATHGSTLKAQKIILAAGVWSAAILKPLGLNIPLVAERGYHVEFPNSQLQLNNSIMDVDAKIVASSMEIGLRVAGSSEFAAIDDAADPRKKTLLAKQALAMFPDLNDSDMKFWLGRRPSFPDSLPALGPIAGQPGLFAAFGHSHYGLMMAPKTGELLADLVAGVPPNIDLAPYSIQRF, from the coding sequence ATGAAAGAAACTGTCACCATTCTGGGCGCGGGCATTGTTGGCATCTGCTGCGCACTATCGTTGCAAGAACGCGGCGTAAACGTTCGCTTGATTGACCGTGGAGAGCCGGGGCAAGAGACATCCTTTGGCAACGCGGGTATTATTTCGCCCTGGTCCGTTGTGCCGCAGGCCTTACCGGGCATTTGGAAGTCCATTCCCGGCATGTTGCTAAACGCAGCCGGTCCCTTGACGATCCGTCCGTCATTTTGGCCAAAAATGATTCCATGGGGTTTGAGGTTTCTCTCCAACTCAAACGAAGCAACAGTTCACGATATATCCGACGCAATGGAAGTATTGTGTCAGCCCTCTGTCACGTTGTTTCGCCGCCACCTCGAAGGCACCGGTCACGAAAACCTTGTCGTTGACAGCTGGTATGTTCACGCCTTTCGCAATGCGCGGCGGGCCAGCTTGGGAGATCTTGGGAATACCATTCGCAAGGAAAAGGGTGCGGAACTGGAGCTCATTGGTCAACAAGAACTGCAACGGCTGGAACCGGCTCTCTCTCGGAATTTCAAAGCGGCTGTGTTGATCAAAGGCCAAGCACGTGCAAGTGCGCCGGGACGCTTAGGTCAGGTTTTGGCCGAAAAAGCGGCGGCACAGGGCGCGGAAATCATTCGAGCCGAGGTCACCAGTTTGACCAAAGATGCGGACGGCTGGACGCTTGCGACGCACGGTAGCACACTTAAGGCGCAAAAGATCATTCTCGCGGCAGGAGTTTGGAGTGCCGCGATCTTAAAGCCTTTGGGACTTAATATCCCGTTGGTCGCGGAACGTGGTTACCATGTGGAATTCCCGAATTCCCAGTTACAACTGAACAACTCCATTATGGATGTGGACGCTAAAATCGTTGCAAGTTCAATGGAAATTGGTCTGCGGGTTGCCGGTAGTTCGGAGTTTGCAGCCATCGACGACGCTGCGGATCCGCGTAAGAAAACCCTGCTTGCCAAACAAGCGCTCGCCATGTTTCCGGATTTGAATGACAGTGACATGAAATTCTGGCTGGGCCGACGTCCTTCATTTCCCGACAGCCTGCCGGCGCTTGGCCCTATCGCAGGGCAACCGGGGCTTTTTGCTGCGTTCGGTCATTCTCATTATGGGTTAATGATGGCACCCAAGACCGGTGAGCTGTTGGCCGATCTTGTTGCAGGTGTGCCGCCAAATATTGATCTTGCGCCATATAGTATTCAGCGTTTTTAA
- a CDS encoding aspartate/glutamate racemase family protein has translation MVTHAGGQNICGASIGVLCLESYFPKPPGHIKNPSSLSFPVLYEMIEGVTVPDLLNNPSRELLEPFLVGARKLEREGVRAITGSCGFLALFQRELAAAVNIPVFSSSLIQVPLAFHMTGGSAPVGILTADKAALSNAHLKAVGAGDVPVVIQGLENTSEFAQVILRNERTSMDLDLIESEVFDAALTLKRNSPEIRSMVLECTDLPPYAARLQRELRLPIFDLTTLATMAHDVVARKEFHGIMPW, from the coding sequence ATGGTAACCCATGCGGGCGGTCAGAATATATGTGGTGCCTCCATAGGCGTACTTTGCCTTGAAAGTTATTTTCCAAAGCCACCCGGCCATATCAAAAACCCCTCAAGCCTTTCGTTTCCCGTCCTCTATGAGATGATCGAGGGTGTCACTGTTCCTGACTTACTGAACAACCCTTCGCGAGAGCTGTTGGAGCCCTTCTTGGTCGGTGCCAGAAAGCTCGAACGTGAAGGCGTGCGCGCCATTACCGGAAGCTGTGGATTCCTTGCGCTGTTTCAACGCGAGTTGGCCGCTGCCGTAAATATTCCTGTTTTTTCCTCTAGCCTCATTCAGGTGCCACTGGCATTTCACATGACTGGTGGTAGCGCACCAGTTGGAATCCTGACCGCAGATAAAGCAGCATTGAGCAATGCTCATCTCAAAGCGGTCGGTGCTGGGGATGTTCCGGTTGTCATTCAAGGCTTGGAGAACACCTCAGAATTTGCACAGGTAATTCTGAGAAACGAACGAACGTCTATGGACTTGGATTTGATAGAATCCGAAGTATTTGACGCAGCACTGACGCTAAAACGGAACTCTCCTGAAATCCGGTCAATGGTACTGGAATGCACCGATCTCCCGCCCTATGCGGCGCGGCTGCAAAGGGAACTACGGCTCCCGATATTCGATCTCACAACCTTAGCAACCATGGCGCACGATGTTGTCGCACGAAAAGAGTTTCATGGGATTATGCCTTGGTAG
- a CDS encoding IS3 family transposase (programmed frameshift) → MTKKAQTSKDAADKVVKNIRRKTRQTYSAEEKIRIVLAGLRGEESISVLCRREGIAESLYYSWSKEFLEAGKRRLSGDTARQATSPEVKDLRSESLALKECVADLTLENRLLKKKHDRGWGVRGMRYPASEKLEIIRTVEGSHLPVKQTLDMLGIPRTTFYRWYDLYVDGGLDGLADRSPRPRSVWNRIPDARRGDLIEFALEHEELTTRELAVKYTDEKRYFISESSAYRILKAADLITAPDYVVIKAADEFKDKTTAINEMWQTDFTYFKIIGWGWYYLSTILDDYSRYIIAWKLCTNMRAEDVTDTIELALTASGCDQAVVRHKPRLLSDNGSCYISGDLTKWLEDQKMTHVRGAPFHPQTQGKIERWHQTMKNRVLLENYYLPGDLERQIGAFVEYYNNQRYHESLNNVTPADVYFGRDKAILRERKKIKKQTIQQRRLQHQKQAA, encoded by the exons ATGACGAAGAAAGCCCAGACGTCCAAAGACGCTGCCGACAAGGTAGTTAAGAACATCCGCCGTAAGACCCGGCAGACATATTCAGCTGAAGAGAAGATCCGCATTGTATTGGCAGGCTTGCGCGGCGAGGAAAGCATCTCGGTGCTGTGTCGCCGCGAAGGTATCGCTGAGAGCCTTTATTACAGCTGGTCGAAGGAATTTCTCGAAGCTGGCAAGCGCCGGTTATCTGGCGACACGGCACGGCAGGCCACATCGCCTGAGGTAAAGGATTTGCGTTCTGAGTCCTTGGCCCTGAAAGAATGCGTTGCCGATCTGACCCTTGAGAACCGTCTGCTCA AAAAAAAGCATGACAGGGGCTGGGGAGTTCGAGGAATGAGATACCCTGCGTCTGAGAAACTGGAGATCATCCGCACCGTTGAGGGATCGCATCTGCCAGTCAAGCAGACCCTCGACATGCTGGGCATCCCACGCACGACATTCTATCGATGGTACGATCTCTATGTCGACGGCGGCCTGGATGGACTGGCTGACAGATCTCCACGCCCAAGATCGGTCTGGAACCGCATCCCGGATGCCCGCCGTGGCGACCTGATTGAGTTTGCGCTGGAACATGAAGAGCTGACCACCCGGGAACTGGCCGTCAAATACACGGATGAGAAGCGGTATTTTATATCTGAATCGTCAGCTTATCGCATTCTCAAAGCTGCTGATCTCATCACCGCACCGGATTACGTGGTGATCAAAGCGGCCGATGAGTTCAAAGATAAGACAACGGCCATCAACGAGATGTGGCAGACCGACTTCACCTACTTCAAGATCATTGGCTGGGGTTGGTATTATCTCAGCACGATCCTGGACGATTACAGCCGCTACATCATCGCCTGGAAGCTCTGCACAAATATGCGGGCCGAAGATGTGACAGACACGATTGAACTGGCTCTGACAGCATCAGGCTGCGACCAGGCTGTTGTGCGGCACAAGCCACGTCTGCTTAGCGACAACGGCTCATGCTACATCTCAGGCGATCTGACCAAGTGGTTGGAGGATCAAAAAATGACGCATGTCCGCGGCGCGCCATTCCACCCGCAGACCCAAGGCAAGATCGAACGCTGGCACCAGACCATGAAGAACAGGGTTCTGCTGGAGAACTACTACCTACCCGGTGATCTCGAACGCCAAATCGGGGCCTTCGTCGAATACTACAACAACCAGCGTTACCACGAGAGCCTGAACAACGTCACACCCGCAGACGTCTACTTCGGTCGCGACAAAGCCATTCTCAGGGAAAGGAAGAAGATCAAGAAACAGACAATCCAACAACGTCGCTTGCAACATCAAAAACAAGCAGCATAA